In Acomys russatus chromosome 28, mAcoRus1.1, whole genome shotgun sequence, the genomic window AAGTGGAGGTCTTATCATGGGTCTACttacaaccaaacaaaaccttaTATTTCAATCCAAATAAGCACAGGTGAACCTAGCAAAGACAGAACCAAGCCCAGAAAAACGAGCAGCCCTCATATTTGAGTTCCAAAGATCAGTCCTTACGCTTGCACACATACAAGAACCTCACCCACTGATCCAATTCTGCAGCCCTAAACTAGACTCTTTACGGTCTGTGTGCTATCAAAATGAGAAGGGttgaagatggctctgtggggaaGACAACGtactgctcctacagaggactcaagttcaaacccgagcacccacatcaggtagttCACAACATATACAGCAAACTGCAACTGGCTCCTTCTAGTCTTCACAATCAAAGAGTTCTATGTCACTCTACTGAGCTCGAAAATTCCCTAAACTGAAACTCTATTTGATGAGTAAAATTACTTGTAAGATTCTGCCAAGTTAAGCAAGTTTAAGTGAGGAGTTTCTTTGCACACAACAGCCCTAGAGCCATGCACTACAGAAGAGTCGAGTCATCAGTCTCTATGGACACCAGTCGGCAAATCTAAACTTGAGTTCTCTTAGGTGGCATGAGTACAGCAAAGACTGTTAAGtagttcctgacacaaagcacCAAGACTTTACTACATTTGAATAGaattttctctaaattttcaTTGTACTGAGGTGGTTAATATTTGAAACATTTGAAGATGCCAATTACAaactggtgtttttgtttttttctttttaagctgaagactgaagccagggccttcTCTACCCAAATCTCTTAcccttcaggtttttttttttttttttaaacagtacaCTAACCCCCTCaatatcattaaagaaaaaaaaaagtgtgatgaACAGAAGTTAAGCTGATAGCTACCTGTGCTTTCTGAAGCAGATCAATTGTAAGAGGAAGCCAATCAGGAATGAGTTTCTCCATTTCCAAACTAACCATGGCCAAAGCGAGCAAGGATCCTTTGAACTGCAGAAGTTGGCTGCAGGCCATACAGTGAAGTAGCTGCTTGGTCAGGACTGCCAAATGCTGAGATGGACTCACTTTGGGCAAACTGAAAAGTAACTGAGGCCTAGTTGACACCGCAATGGCATGgaactggaggaggagggaggaaagcacaAAAGTGTTATTTAAGGAAAATATCTAAGAAAGTGTAACATCTCAGGTACTATGCAAGTTTCTAGCTTCAGCTTTTGATAAATTATCAGAGTCTAATTTTCCTTGACTAATTTCAGTAGTTTTCCCCAAATCCATATGAAAAGGCAACCTCTGTCCAAGTTACTGGACCAGGACTATACTAAGAACTATAATGCATATACTTACAATGTGAAGAAAATCCAATGGTGTGGCCATGTGAAGATCCCAGTTCAACTTATCCAGAATAATTCTCTCCATTCTCAAAATCTCAGATGAGGAACATCCACAGAAACTATCTCTTGCCAATACTTTTAGCACTGGAATTTTCTATCCATGGAAAAAGGAATGGGGGAAAAAGgccagaaatgaaaattttcagtatttgttctgacaaacaaaatgtaaactaatagaggaagaaaaacaaaacaaaacaaaacaaaacaaaaaaaaacagaaaacaaaatgaaccagaaatgtggctcagtgggtaagagcagtAGCTGCTCTTCTCaggcccaagttcaattcctagaacctgcatggtgactcacaactgttgTAACTGTGGTCTTAGGGGATCCACTGTGTCCTTTCCTGACCTGTGTGTATcaggcatgcatatacatacatttaggTGAAACACTaaagctcagaggcagaggaggcagatctctCAAGCAAGTCCTTGGACAGCcaaggagagacacacacacacacacacacacacacacacacacacacacacacacccctgtctcaaaaaatccaaataaataaataagctaaacTTTTAAAGGGAACAATGCAACTAAACACTTAACTAAACTTGGAGTTTCTATAATAAGCCCCTTGAGGGGCAAGAGGCCAGGCCCTGCCCCCACAGATAGCACTCCTAATGGCTGTGTCTAGCCCCTTAAGATGTAGGCACCCAAGCTCTGCCCTACAGAGAAAAAGAGGCCAAGATCAGGCCACAGAATCCCACCAATTCCAGGCTACCCTAGAAAGCTCCGCTCCCCATGCCCTAAAGAAACCCCGTGTGAGCCTGCCTCCTGCTCAGTTCTTTGCTGATTCTTTCCCGAGCAAAGGCAGCCACCCTCTTGTGCCTTTCCCAactctcttgtgtgaggtttgttgcgCAGTGTTGGCTTTGTGGTGTTCCTTTGCTCCTGACTGCCAGGGTAcgtttcccctcagagctgtaacacaTTTAGTAAAGATTTTGGTAGAAACAAAGAACCCTGCAAGCAAACTACcgaaacataaaagaataaaccTTGAAAGGATCCATTACCTCATCTTCTTCAACAGTCTTAGCAGCTAGAAAAAAGCAGCTGATTGCAATACAATTCAAATATTTTGGATGGGCCTaaaattttgaggaaaaaaaaaaaaggcaacattaGTGATTATATTGAACtcatctctttgtttctaaaaCCTAAATAAACATCTAGTTCACAATTCTCACAGCTTATATCTTCCTAGGcacaaaaacaaatttcttttctgtcttttcatgcCTGCCGTTAAATAAATGCTATGGAAAGCTTTAAACCTACTGAGTCACTTCCAAAATTTTACAACAAAATACTGTCCTCATGAAATCTCTACATCTGGGGCTAgcgagatggctgagaggttatgagcactgtctgttcttccaaagatcctgagttcaattcccagcaatgacatggtggctcataaccatctctaatcagatctggtgccctcttctgggctgcaggtgcacatgcagccagaacactgcatacacaataaataaatcttaaaacaaacaaacaaacaaaaccccctccAAACCCTACATCTACTGCCATGACAGCATGCTCACTAGTAAGCCTGCAGTTAACACATACATCCTTGAAGAAGAGGCTGTATTTGAGTGCATCTTACAGTACTTACTTTTACTGTAGCTAAAAACCTGTCCAAAAGACTGCTTGCCAGAGCAAATGTTTCTGGGTAAAGGTTGAACTGGTATTTGAGTTTGGCCAACCATTGAATTACTTCATCTCTCTGGGTTGGAGAAACATTCTATAAgggaataattaaaaaacaaaagattacaAAGTTCCAGTTGTCATTAGGTGTACTTTTAGAGTTCTCTAAATACAGGGCTGActgacagctcagcaggtaaaggcacttgctgccaaacttgaTGGCCTCAGCTCAATCATTTGAGATCAACTCCCAGAGTTTCCTCTAACCTCCACCATGTGCTATGGTATATGCATAACCacatcaaaaataaatgtaaccaTTTTTAGATGTAGAAAATGCAACATCACATTTAATATCACCTGATAAATTGCTTTATTAAAGTCTTCACTATCCATTTTACCAAATATCTACAATTTGAATTAAATTCAGATGTtcaggaaacaaaacatttaaaatttatgtaaattaCTACTTATCACTAATTTAAGTTTTTTCACCTcttgagaataaaataatttaagtaagGAAATAGCCATTAACTTATCTTAGGACTATGAAACAGAAAGATTAGTCGACTACAAATAAAAGGCTTAAGTTTTAAAAGGTATATATACACTTTAAGTAGCAGTGGCTATTTTACTTTTGAGTTATAGTCATGACTGAACATTTAGGGTACTACTTACTGGTGCTAAGTGAAACCGATCCTTCTGACTACTACTGACAGGGCCATATGTTGCCTAGGCTTGTCTGTATAGTAGAGGGTAGCCCTCCTACCTCTCagctgctgggaggcagagggcaccAGCAG contains:
- the Ccni gene encoding cyclin-I isoform X1; the protein is MKFPGPLENQRLSFLLERAISREAQMWKVNVPKIPTNQNVSPTQRDEVIQWLAKLKYQFNLYPETFALASSLLDRFLATVKAHPKYLNCIAISCFFLAAKTVEEDEKIPVLKVLARDSFCGCSSSEILRMERIILDKLNWDLHMATPLDFLHIFHAIAVSTRPQLLFSLPKVSPSQHLAVLTKQLLHCMACSQLLQFKGSLLALAMVSLEMEKLIPDWLPLTIDLLQKAQMDSSQLIHCRELVAHHLSALQSSLPLNSVYVYRPLKHTLVTCDKGAFKLHPSSVSGPDFSKDNSKPEVPARGPTAFYHHLPAASGCKQTSAKRKVEEMEVDDFYDGIKRLYNEDNAPENVGSVCGTDLSRQEGHASPCPPLQPVSVM